One Granulicella sp. 5B5 DNA window includes the following coding sequences:
- a CDS encoding ArdC-like ssDNA-binding domain-containing protein, which yields MNTIAAIEAKKPTTKQELIAANIKLLIEQLEAGHSEALTHYLTAMSRFHNYSFGNVLEIARQMPAASRIAGFWTWKNLGRSVNAGAKGIRILAPIVGVRRKKDIEAEKDITKQNERMLLGFRNAYVFDISQTNGVDLPEMESVIGDPGENIERLTAFLTSKGIAVSYSEKIAPALGISYGGRITLLPGQSKAETFSTLVHEAGHELLHRSERRTATTKTMRETEAEAVAFVVGKAVGLVNGSAPADYIQLYKGNASLLAESLEVIQQTASVILAALEPPVAEELPNEELAGIAA from the coding sequence ATGAACACCATCGCCGCCATCGAAGCGAAGAAGCCCACCACTAAGCAGGAACTTATTGCCGCCAACATCAAGCTGCTGATTGAGCAGTTGGAGGCCGGACACTCCGAAGCCCTCACCCACTACCTCACCGCCATGAGCCGCTTTCACAATTATTCTTTCGGGAACGTCTTGGAGATCGCCAGACAAATGCCCGCCGCGTCGCGCATTGCCGGGTTCTGGACGTGGAAGAACCTTGGACGCAGCGTGAACGCGGGAGCCAAGGGCATCCGCATCCTTGCTCCCATCGTTGGCGTTCGGCGTAAGAAAGACATTGAAGCCGAGAAGGACATCACCAAGCAGAACGAGCGGATGCTGCTCGGCTTCCGCAACGCCTACGTCTTCGACATCTCCCAGACTAATGGTGTCGACTTGCCGGAGATGGAGAGCGTCATCGGCGACCCCGGCGAGAACATCGAGCGCCTCACCGCATTCCTCACCAGCAAGGGTATTGCGGTGAGCTACAGCGAAAAGATTGCGCCAGCACTTGGCATAAGCTACGGCGGACGCATCACGCTGCTACCCGGACAGTCGAAGGCTGAAACCTTCAGCACGCTTGTCCATGAGGCAGGACATGAACTGCTGCACCGCAGCGAGCGGCGCACGGCAACGACGAAGACCATGCGCGAGACCGAGGCCGAGGCCGTCGCGTTCGTTGTCGGCAAGGCTGTAGGGCTGGTGAATGGTTCGGCGCCCGCCGACTACATCCAGCTCTATAAGGGCAATGCCTCCCTGTTGGCAGAGAGCTTGGAGGTCATCCAGCAGACCGCCAGTGTCATCCTCGCCGCGCTGGAGCCGCCCGTCGCGGAGGAGTTACCCAACGAGGAACTGGCCGGGATCGCAGCATGA
- the recJ gene encoding single-stranded-DNA-specific exonuclease RecJ, which produces MNDLSGEDPWVVVGRGSGDASLLVRELGVPEGIARILVGRGFGTVEAARAFLEPSMGQLHDPLLMLGMREAVVRLRAALVGGEPVLIYGDYDVDGTVATVLLKTALERAAVQLGTTADVRYHIPHRVREGYGMQDQRIADAATEGVRLVVSVDTGIRAFAAAEEAKRVGLDLIVTDHHLPDGMQGVPEAIAVVNPNQPGCGYPYKVLCGAGVAFKLAQALLEDVTPEAERAKLREKLLPSFLKLLAVATIADSVALTGENRAIAAIGLQELRKPAQAGLRALLELAQIDTTRPIAAGDVGFRLAPRINAAGRMDIASDVVELFLTRDGELARTLAEKLHRLNDERRAAEAEALRAIEAQIEAMQSEDGEVPGCLVLDDGEDRGHAWHRGVIGILASRVVDRTGKPALVITHEDGVAYGSGRSVAGFHLLDALTAAHAAKEGDRLLTRFGGHAHAVGFALPSESVGELRVRMAQYADDMGIEESDATAVEYDSEVRLGEITPAFWETLERLGPYGMENPEPLFVARGVRIEREPRSVQERHLRVMLEDAEDGAKLGGMAWARRVNWADRAQEEGWMQGAMVDVAFRLRENRHPDFGGIEMEIVALRGARGGDEVSR; this is translated from the coding sequence GTGAACGACTTGAGTGGTGAAGACCCGTGGGTGGTGGTGGGGCGTGGGAGCGGGGATGCTTCCCTGCTGGTGCGGGAGCTGGGGGTTCCTGAGGGCATAGCGCGGATACTGGTGGGGCGTGGGTTTGGGACAGTCGAGGCTGCGCGTGCGTTTCTAGAGCCTTCGATGGGACAGCTGCATGATCCTTTGCTGATGCTGGGGATGCGCGAGGCGGTGGTGCGGCTGCGGGCGGCGCTGGTGGGTGGCGAGCCGGTGCTGATCTATGGAGACTATGACGTGGATGGCACGGTTGCGACGGTGCTGCTGAAGACGGCGCTGGAACGCGCGGCCGTGCAGTTGGGGACGACGGCGGATGTTCGATACCACATACCGCACCGTGTGCGTGAGGGTTACGGGATGCAGGACCAGCGCATCGCGGACGCTGCGACAGAGGGCGTGCGGCTGGTGGTGAGCGTGGATACGGGGATTCGCGCGTTCGCTGCGGCGGAAGAGGCGAAGCGCGTCGGGCTGGACCTGATTGTGACGGACCATCATCTGCCGGATGGCATGCAGGGAGTGCCAGAGGCAATTGCAGTGGTGAACCCTAACCAGCCGGGATGCGGGTATCCGTACAAGGTGCTTTGCGGAGCGGGTGTGGCGTTCAAGCTGGCGCAGGCGCTGCTGGAGGATGTGACGCCGGAGGCGGAGCGCGCGAAGCTACGCGAGAAGCTGCTGCCTTCGTTTTTGAAGCTGCTGGCGGTGGCGACGATTGCGGACTCGGTGGCGTTGACCGGGGAGAACCGGGCGATTGCGGCGATTGGACTGCAGGAGTTAAGGAAACCGGCGCAAGCTGGGCTGCGGGCGTTGCTGGAGCTGGCGCAGATTGATACGACGCGGCCGATTGCGGCGGGGGATGTGGGGTTTCGGCTGGCACCGCGGATCAATGCGGCGGGGCGGATGGATATCGCAAGCGATGTGGTGGAGCTGTTTTTGACGCGCGATGGTGAGCTGGCAAGAACGCTGGCAGAGAAGCTGCATCGGCTGAATGATGAACGGCGGGCCGCGGAAGCAGAGGCGCTACGAGCGATCGAGGCACAGATTGAGGCGATGCAGAGTGAGGACGGCGAGGTGCCGGGGTGCCTGGTGCTGGATGATGGCGAAGACAGAGGGCACGCCTGGCATAGAGGAGTGATTGGGATATTGGCGTCTCGCGTGGTGGACAGGACGGGCAAGCCAGCGCTGGTGATTACGCATGAAGACGGTGTGGCGTATGGGTCTGGGCGGTCGGTGGCGGGGTTTCACCTGCTGGATGCGCTGACGGCAGCGCATGCGGCCAAAGAGGGCGATAGGCTGCTGACGCGGTTTGGTGGGCATGCCCATGCGGTGGGGTTTGCGCTGCCGTCGGAGAGTGTAGGTGAGCTGCGGGTGCGGATGGCTCAGTACGCGGACGATATGGGGATTGAAGAGAGCGATGCGACGGCGGTGGAGTATGACAGCGAGGTGAGGCTGGGAGAGATCACGCCGGCGTTCTGGGAGACACTGGAGCGGCTAGGACCTTATGGGATGGAGAACCCGGAGCCACTGTTTGTGGCCCGTGGGGTGCGGATAGAAAGAGAGCCGCGGTCAGTGCAGGAACGGCATCTGCGGGTGATGCTGGAGGACGCCGAGGATGGTGCGAAGCTTGGGGGCATGGCGTGGGCCCGGCGTGTGAACTGGGCAGATCGGGCTCAGGAGGAAGGCTGGATGCAGGGGGCGATGGTGGATGTGGCGTTTCGTCTGCGCGAGAACCGGCACCCGGATTTTGGCGGAATCGAGATGGAGATTGTGGCGTTGCGCGGGGCACGCGGAGGGGATGAGGTGTCGAGGTAG
- the mobF gene encoding MobF family relaxase gives MLTISKPLSASQVRTYHEREFASERQNYWSRDQQGHSEWQGKLAEQWSLSGAVGDEHFARLTEGQHPHTEVQLVRHQVSKTYEGKFGKEVTSVEHRAGWDATFSAPKSVSLTALVGGDERVREAHRESVRAALAELEKYTQARIGNVHAPETTGKFVAATFEHDTARPVDGYAAPQLHTHSVIFNVTERDNGQTLALQPQELFASQRYATSVYRSELSLRLQGLGYELERGKHGQPEIKGYTKEYLEASSPRREQIKDHLREMGLDGAGAAQVAAHRTRDSKELLSPGEVLERHRELAAQYGHQADKVVAGARAHEQRHVYEPDRIAQQAVTYARDHLFERSAVLDRRELLEAALSRGMGETTYAHIHQEFSQRAARGEFRTVDHAGAGQQYTTAAMLRMEREIIARMQERNQRGISDPMLVDGRIRVGTENRHPELNASQRQAVDQIFISRERMVGLDGVAGAGKTTTLAVIREGAEAQGYKVEGFAPTSRAAQKLADAGMETSTLQKHLVRGQQPDTGERRLYVLDESSLASTKQMHEFVNRLHPNDRVLLVGDRRQHEAVEAGRPFAQLQDAGMKTVKLEEIVRQKDPELKQVVEQLARGEVREAVQGLERQGRVHEIAGREERIAAIAKEYAKLPEGTLVVSPDNRYRVEINLAIRAEMQERSLVSKEEHRIGALVPRQDLTGPERTWAARYEFNDVVRYARASKETGMERGEYARVKSVDADKNLLTVVRADGSEQTYDPRRQQGVSVYREEPRNFAVGDRIQFTAPANDLKVANRELGTVEAINANGKMRLKMDGGRDVQLDAREHPHLDHGYAVTSHSSQGQTAERVLIHVDTELAAKDLLNSRMAYVAVSRGAEDAQLFTNDRTKLPEALGHDVSHESAHMPAIKLEQAIKSPQPEIAPRHEHSYGYGLEL, from the coding sequence ATGCTGACCATCTCCAAACCGCTGTCGGCAAGCCAGGTGCGAACGTACCATGAGCGGGAGTTTGCCTCGGAGCGGCAGAACTATTGGAGCCGCGACCAGCAGGGGCATAGCGAGTGGCAAGGCAAGCTGGCCGAGCAGTGGAGTTTATCGGGTGCGGTTGGCGATGAGCACTTCGCCAGGCTTACCGAGGGCCAGCATCCGCACACGGAAGTGCAGCTCGTTCGTCATCAGGTTTCCAAAACCTATGAAGGCAAGTTCGGCAAGGAAGTGACGAGCGTGGAACATCGCGCCGGTTGGGATGCTACGTTCTCCGCGCCGAAGTCGGTTTCTCTCACGGCCCTGGTGGGCGGCGATGAGCGTGTGCGAGAGGCGCATCGGGAGAGTGTACGGGCAGCTCTGGCCGAGTTGGAGAAGTACACGCAGGCGCGGATCGGCAACGTCCACGCGCCGGAGACGACAGGCAAATTCGTTGCGGCTACCTTTGAGCACGACACCGCGCGGCCTGTGGACGGTTACGCCGCGCCGCAGCTCCACACCCATTCGGTGATCTTCAACGTCACCGAGCGCGACAACGGACAAACCCTCGCCTTGCAGCCGCAGGAGCTATTCGCGTCGCAACGCTATGCCACCAGCGTGTACCGTTCCGAGCTGTCGTTGCGATTGCAAGGGTTGGGCTATGAGCTGGAGCGCGGCAAGCATGGGCAGCCGGAGATCAAGGGCTATACGAAGGAATATCTGGAGGCCAGCAGCCCACGCCGGGAGCAGATCAAAGACCATCTGCGCGAGATGGGACTTGACGGAGCCGGAGCCGCGCAGGTTGCCGCCCACAGAACACGGGACAGCAAGGAGCTGCTATCGCCCGGAGAGGTATTAGAGCGGCACCGCGAGTTGGCGGCGCAGTATGGACATCAGGCTGACAAAGTTGTGGCCGGGGCGCGGGCGCATGAACAACGCCACGTCTACGAGCCGGACCGAATCGCGCAGCAGGCAGTCACCTATGCCCGCGATCATCTCTTCGAGCGTTCCGCCGTGCTGGACCGGCGCGAACTTCTGGAAGCGGCGCTCAGCCGTGGCATGGGCGAAACAACGTATGCACATATCCATCAGGAGTTTTCGCAGCGGGCCGCTCGGGGCGAGTTCCGCACCGTCGATCATGCCGGAGCGGGACAGCAGTACACCACCGCTGCCATGCTTCGCATGGAACGCGAGATCATCGCTCGGATGCAGGAACGCAATCAGCGCGGGATTAGTGACCCGATGCTAGTGGATGGGCGTATTCGGGTTGGGACGGAGAACCGCCACCCGGAGCTGAATGCCTCGCAGCGCCAGGCCGTTGACCAGATATTTATTTCACGTGAAAGGATGGTGGGATTGGATGGTGTAGCCGGGGCAGGCAAAACCACGACGCTGGCCGTCATCCGTGAAGGCGCGGAAGCCCAAGGGTACAAAGTGGAAGGCTTCGCGCCCACGTCCCGAGCGGCGCAAAAGCTGGCCGACGCAGGTATGGAGACATCCACGCTGCAAAAGCATCTTGTGCGCGGACAGCAGCCGGACACCGGAGAGCGCCGCCTGTATGTGCTCGATGAATCTTCGCTTGCTTCCACCAAGCAGATGCACGAGTTTGTGAATCGCCTGCATCCGAATGATCGCGTGTTGCTGGTCGGTGATCGTCGGCAGCATGAGGCGGTCGAGGCCGGGCGTCCCTTCGCGCAGCTCCAGGATGCGGGCATGAAGACCGTCAAGCTCGAAGAGATCGTCCGCCAGAAGGACCCGGAGTTAAAACAGGTGGTCGAGCAACTTGCGCGTGGCGAGGTGCGCGAGGCCGTGCAAGGTTTGGAGCGGCAGGGTCGCGTCCATGAGATTGCGGGCCGCGAAGAACGTATCGCCGCGATTGCGAAGGAGTATGCGAAGTTGCCGGAGGGCACTCTGGTCGTCTCGCCCGACAATCGTTACCGCGTGGAGATCAACTTGGCGATTCGTGCCGAGATGCAGGAGCGCAGTTTAGTCAGCAAAGAAGAACATCGCATCGGGGCGCTTGTGCCGCGCCAGGACCTCACCGGGCCGGAGCGGACATGGGCCGCGCGCTATGAGTTCAACGACGTCGTGCGCTACGCGCGTGCGTCGAAAGAGACCGGCATGGAGCGCGGCGAATACGCGCGGGTCAAGAGCGTGGATGCTGACAAGAACCTGTTAACCGTGGTGCGGGCCGATGGCTCCGAGCAGACCTATGATCCTCGACGGCAGCAGGGCGTCTCTGTGTATCGGGAAGAGCCGCGCAATTTCGCTGTGGGTGATCGCATCCAGTTCACCGCGCCAGCGAATGACTTGAAGGTTGCCAACCGCGAATTGGGAACGGTGGAAGCCATCAACGCGAACGGAAAGATGCGACTAAAGATGGACGGAGGCCGCGACGTGCAGCTCGACGCGCGCGAGCATCCCCATCTCGATCACGGCTATGCGGTGACGAGTCATTCGAGCCAGGGGCAGACCGCCGAGCGCGTCTTGATTCACGTCGATACCGAGCTTGCTGCGAAAGACCTGCTCAACAGCCGCATGGCATACGTCGCCGTCTCGCGTGGCGCAGAGGACGCGCAGCTCTTCACCAACGATCGCACGAAGCTGCCGGAGGCGTTAGGGCATGACGTGTCCCATGAGAGCGCCCACATGCCAGCGATAAAGCTGGAACAAGCGATCAAGTCGCCGCAGCCCGAGATTGCGCCGAGGCACGAACATAGTTACGGATATGGACTCGAACTCTAA
- a CDS encoding DUF507 family protein codes for MIFSKDYVAYLARQTQKHLVAAKMIKTDKPALVDERVTAALIDELALEDRINDEVRVILEAFQDDMLKTGASYPEMFKKVKNELARKYKAVL; via the coding sequence ATGATTTTCTCGAAGGATTACGTTGCCTACCTTGCGCGCCAGACCCAGAAGCACCTGGTCGCCGCCAAGATGATCAAGACCGACAAGCCTGCTTTGGTCGATGAGCGCGTCACAGCCGCCTTGATCGACGAGCTGGCCCTCGAAGACCGCATCAATGATGAGGTCCGCGTCATCCTCGAAGCCTTCCAGGACGACATGCTCAAGACCGGCGCCAGCTACCCGGAGATGTTCAAGAAGGTCAAGAACGAGCTCGCCCGCAAGTACAAGGCGGTGCTCTAA
- a CDS encoding DUF507 family protein — protein MRISRDKLNKLAHTIADTLAEIDEVDFLEDRNTIRQEARKALEKLLMEETKLDAAARQKIASQRRIIPEGSQEWDILYRKYYNDEVKKLGL, from the coding sequence ATGCGTATCTCCCGCGACAAGCTCAACAAGCTCGCCCACACCATCGCCGACACGCTCGCCGAGATCGACGAAGTCGACTTCCTCGAAGACCGCAACACCATCCGCCAGGAGGCCCGCAAGGCCCTCGAGAAGCTCCTCATGGAGGAGACCAAGCTCGACGCAGCCGCCCGCCAGAAGATCGCCTCCCAGCGCCGCATCATCCCCGAGGGCTCCCAGGAATGGGACATCCTCTACCGCAAGTACTACAACGACGAAGTCAAGAAGCTGGGATTGTAG